Proteins from a single region of Oscillatoria sp. FACHB-1406:
- a CDS encoding permease gives MNQLYNGFTLFLSLLVEAMPFLLLGVLLSSALLLFVDEGKLIAKLPRNPLLGAFAGSCAGFLFPVCECGNVPVARRLLVQGAPTSVAIGFLLAAPTINPVVIWATWVAFQDVQVVVLRIVFSLAIATIIGCLFSVQKDPRPMLQPDLAQRLIRRQVSSQQRPSPAIEEKAMPALLQSGTFILGQQGQPKRFDATFEPIARPERRLFNLPVDKLRFFLNNMVQELRELGGVLVLGSAIAAAIQVLAPRELVLSLGQGTITSILAMMLLAALVSICSTVDAFFVLAFASTFTTGSLLAFMVFGPMIDIKGIGLMLSIFRPRTIIYLFAIAAQLTLILTLGYSYFF, from the coding sequence ATGAATCAACTGTATAACGGATTTACGCTCTTTTTGAGCTTGCTGGTCGAGGCAATGCCTTTCCTGTTATTAGGCGTATTGCTCTCGAGCGCTTTACTTTTATTTGTGGATGAAGGCAAACTCATCGCCAAGTTACCGCGTAACCCGCTTTTGGGTGCCTTTGCTGGTAGCTGTGCGGGTTTTCTATTTCCGGTGTGCGAGTGCGGTAACGTCCCCGTAGCGCGACGCTTACTCGTTCAAGGCGCGCCAACATCGGTTGCGATTGGTTTTTTACTCGCTGCCCCTACCATCAATCCTGTTGTCATTTGGGCAACTTGGGTGGCGTTCCAAGACGTACAAGTTGTAGTCTTACGCATTGTTTTTTCTTTAGCTATTGCCACCATTATCGGCTGTTTGTTTAGCGTTCAAAAAGATCCGCGCCCGATGTTGCAGCCGGATTTGGCTCAACGCCTTATTCGCCGCCAAGTTTCCAGTCAGCAACGCCCTTCCCCAGCGATAGAGGAAAAAGCAATGCCAGCGCTATTGCAGTCGGGAACGTTTATTTTAGGTCAGCAAGGACAACCGAAGCGCTTTGATGCAACTTTTGAGCCGATCGCGCGTCCGGAACGCCGTCTTTTTAATCTGCCCGTCGATAAACTGCGCTTTTTTCTCAACAATATGGTGCAGGAATTGCGAGAGTTAGGCGGCGTATTGGTTTTAGGAAGCGCGATCGCGGCAGCCATTCAAGTGCTAGCGCCGCGCGAGTTGGTTTTAAGCTTAGGACAAGGCACGATTACCTCCATTCTGGCAATGATGTTGCTGGCGGCGCTTGTTTCGATTTGCTCGACGGTGGATGCGTTTTTTGTTTTAGCTTTTGCTTCGACTTTTACCACCGGATCGCTACTCGCTTTTATGGTTTTCGGGCCGATGATCGATATTAAAGGAATTGGCTTGATGCTGTCGATTTTTCGACCCAGGACGATTATTTATTTATTCGCGATCGCGGCGCAACTTACCCTCATCTTGACCCTAGGTTACAGTTATTTCTTTTAA
- a CDS encoding BON domain-containing protein has protein sequence MGWLQRIFGIGKKEAEEAAQAPQAAPQVSTPTASGDNIPPERVGLNGEYDQSGLAKRVALAFDNNSNLTDIETLWVAQTSGTVVLKGSVPSQDILDQMVSTARGVEGATSVDTSQVTIG, from the coding sequence ATGGGTTGGTTACAACGAATTTTTGGAATTGGTAAAAAAGAGGCAGAGGAAGCCGCTCAAGCCCCTCAAGCTGCTCCTCAAGTATCGACTCCCACAGCAAGCGGTGACAACATTCCCCCCGAACGAGTTGGGTTGAATGGCGAATACGACCAAAGCGGTTTGGCCAAACGAGTTGCGCTCGCCTTTGACAATAACTCCAACCTGACTGATATTGAGACCCTCTGGGTTGCTCAAACCAGCGGCACTGTCGTTCTTAAAGGGAGCGTCCCCTCTCAAGATATCCTAGACCAAATGGTAAGCACCGCTCGCGGCGTAGAGGGTGCCACCTCAGTAGATACCTCCCAAGTGACGATTGGTTAG
- a CDS encoding DUF3616 domain-containing protein — MPDSISLSRLRLRFDSKENQVSDELSAVALTPEGNLWLGSDEGLGIERLSPTEADTFGHWRHFPLSPFFPFLDPKTEIDVEGLDYADGYLWVVGSHSTKRKKAKGNNETEDIARLTEIKAEPNRYLLARIPVANGELVESYQNAETSLTAAALQRTETSNILIDALATDPHLGTIVRSGLPSKENGLDIEGLAVRGNRIFLGLRGPVLRGWAVILEIEATTSATGVFTLAPLGTNGELYNKHFLELDGLGVRDLCWRGEDLLVLAGPTMEADGALKVFQLRDIGRGLGSTLSSQDSQRLKLLFNLPVVAGADRAEGLTLYPGAEGTEALMVVYDSPHTTRKPNSGEVFADVFQLT, encoded by the coding sequence ATGCCAGACTCTATTTCACTCTCTCGCCTTCGACTCCGCTTCGATTCCAAGGAAAATCAAGTATCTGACGAGCTTTCTGCTGTAGCGCTAACTCCTGAAGGAAACCTATGGCTGGGTTCTGATGAAGGTTTAGGTATCGAGCGCCTTTCGCCGACCGAAGCTGATACTTTCGGTCATTGGCGGCACTTCCCCCTCAGTCCATTTTTCCCATTCTTAGACCCTAAAACCGAAATCGATGTCGAAGGGTTAGATTACGCAGACGGTTATCTTTGGGTCGTTGGTTCGCACAGTACCAAGCGAAAGAAAGCGAAAGGAAACAATGAAACTGAAGATATCGCGCGACTGACTGAAATTAAAGCCGAACCCAATCGTTATTTACTCGCTCGCATTCCCGTCGCGAACGGCGAATTAGTGGAATCTTATCAAAACGCTGAGACAAGTTTAACCGCAGCCGCCCTACAAAGGACTGAAACGAGTAACATTCTCATTGATGCTTTGGCAACCGATCCTCATTTAGGGACAATTGTTAGGAGCGGGTTGCCCTCAAAAGAAAATGGGCTTGATATCGAGGGATTAGCAGTGCGGGGAAATCGCATCTTTTTGGGCTTGCGCGGCCCGGTTCTGCGAGGTTGGGCAGTTATTTTGGAAATCGAAGCGACAACCAGCGCGACAGGGGTTTTTACGCTCGCTCCCCTCGGCACCAACGGAGAACTCTACAATAAGCATTTTCTCGAGCTTGACGGACTGGGCGTGCGAGATTTGTGTTGGCGAGGAGAGGATTTGCTCGTGCTGGCTGGGCCGACAATGGAGGCTGATGGAGCCTTAAAGGTGTTTCAGCTTCGGGATATCGGACGGGGTTTGGGCAGTACGTTAAGCTCGCAAGATTCGCAACGTTTAAAGTTACTTTTTAATCTTCCGGTTGTGGCGGGTGCAGACCGCGCGGAAGGACTAACGTTGTATCCGGGAGCGGAGGGGACAGAAGCTTTAATGGTGGTTTACGATTCGCCCCATACAACGCGAAAGCCAAATTCTGGGGAGGTTTTTGCAGATGTATTTCAACTAACTTAA
- a CDS encoding DUF2294 domain-containing protein — MMWEEESYSGLIPSIYPTSGELERSLAQSLQALYNCHLGHRPQKLICHLFANKLAVVGEEAITPVEQLLLKNGGSDLNQVVRTTIESAIKPHLKALIEEILGVQVVELLCDTTLETGYTGILAILTQTPRVRNPNAIPKVKLERGQCDR, encoded by the coding sequence ATGATGTGGGAAGAAGAATCATATTCAGGACTTATTCCATCGATTTACCCGACAAGCGGAGAACTCGAAAGAAGTTTAGCTCAAAGCCTTCAAGCTTTATATAATTGTCACCTCGGACATCGACCTCAAAAGCTAATTTGCCATCTTTTTGCAAATAAATTAGCGGTGGTTGGAGAAGAAGCAATTACGCCTGTCGAACAATTACTCTTGAAAAATGGCGGCTCAGATCTTAATCAAGTCGTGCGCACGACAATTGAGAGTGCCATTAAGCCCCATCTTAAAGCTCTGATTGAGGAAATTCTAGGAGTGCAGGTTGTCGAACTGCTCTGCGATACAACCTTAGAAACAGGCTATACGGGAATTTTAGCCATTTTGACCCAGACTCCTCGAGTGCGCAATCCTAATGCTATCCCGAAAGTCAAGTTAGAACGGGGACAGTGCGATCGCTAA
- a CDS encoding hybrid sensor histidine kinase/response regulator, giving the protein MSNYILAVDDYPDNLLLVQLALEQEGHEVKLVESGAQALAQIEKAHPDLILLDVMMPGMDGYEVARRLRSNPRLPFIPILMITAHDQSSVVTGLDAGADEFIRKPFKVDELQARVRSLLRLKQSIDQRENFVHCLTHDLRTPLIAADRMLGLMRQGTFGEVSPEMRQALGSAISSNQNLLSMLNTLLEVYCYDVGKKVFSFIDFNLPELIEEVARELSPLAMEKGLDLRVEIEEEIDTVRGDRMELRRVLTNLIGNAIKFTDEGAIDLRLSRRGEELILEVEDTGIGISENEKAKLFERFRQGNHLRSGSGLGLYLCNQIMQSHHGRIDVKSELGKGTLFSLYLPIKKS; this is encoded by the coding sequence ATGAGTAACTACATTCTCGCTGTTGATGACTATCCCGATAACCTCCTTTTAGTGCAACTCGCCCTCGAGCAAGAAGGCCACGAAGTCAAGCTGGTCGAAAGCGGCGCGCAAGCGCTAGCTCAAATCGAAAAAGCTCACCCAGATTTAATCCTGCTCGATGTAATGATGCCAGGAATGGACGGCTATGAAGTCGCCCGCCGCCTCCGCAGCAATCCCCGCTTGCCCTTCATCCCGATCTTAATGATTACCGCCCACGACCAATCCAGCGTTGTAACCGGGTTGGATGCAGGAGCGGATGAATTTATTCGCAAACCCTTCAAGGTGGATGAATTGCAAGCTCGGGTGCGTTCTCTGTTGCGCCTCAAGCAGAGTATCGACCAGCGCGAGAACTTCGTTCATTGTCTTACTCACGATCTGCGCACGCCTTTAATTGCGGCGGATCGAATGTTGGGTTTAATGCGCCAGGGTACGTTTGGAGAAGTCTCGCCAGAAATGAGACAGGCACTCGGCAGTGCGATTAGCAGCAATCAAAACCTTTTGTCGATGTTGAATACGTTGCTAGAAGTTTATTGCTACGATGTCGGCAAAAAAGTTTTCAGTTTTATCGATTTCAACTTGCCCGAGTTGATTGAAGAGGTGGCGCGCGAACTCTCGCCGTTAGCGATGGAAAAGGGACTCGATTTGCGCGTTGAGATTGAGGAGGAGATCGATACAGTACGGGGCGATCGCATGGAATTGCGCCGCGTGCTAACCAATTTAATCGGCAACGCGATTAAATTTACCGATGAGGGAGCGATCGACTTGCGCCTCTCTCGCCGAGGGGAAGAACTGATTTTGGAAGTTGAGGATACCGGAATCGGGATTTCAGAGAACGAAAAAGCTAAACTGTTCGAGCGTTTTCGTCAGGGCAATCATTTGCGATCGGGGAGCGGGTTGGGATTATACCTGTGCAACCAAATTATGCAATCACACCACGGAAGGATTGACGTTAAATCTGAACTTGGAAAGGGGACTTTATTTAGCCTCTATTTACCAATTAAAAAGTCTTAA
- a CDS encoding PAS domain S-box protein produces MATTSGASALMPPELIGLHWLSDILIAISYFSIPLTLVHIARRRPDIPFNGLLILFAAFLVVCGSSYLTDIWTLWHSDYWLSGSVRAVTAALSLGTTYAVAYYGPQILTFPSPVQMEEANKMLLAEVAERKRVEAQLKQEQQFLQALLENLSDGIVACNERAELTLFNKATQEFHGITREDISPEEWAQHYSLYQADGKTLLRKEEIPLFRALQGENVRNAELAIATQDRPLRSLLASGAPIISPEGKKLGAVVAMKDISERKAAEIALREKEEFLSSIYNGVDLGIFVIDIAEDGQFRYAGLNPTHERLTGLLDREIKGKTPEEFFPAEVAAKLSQNYANCIAAGETITYEEYVPLSENATWWLTSLNPVQDAEGRIYRIIGTSLNLTERKQVEAALQESEKRFYEAFEYAAIGMALVAPDGRWLKVNQALCELVGYNAEELLAIDFQTITHPEDLDTDLDYLQQLLKGEIQRYQMEKRYIHKQGHHVWISLNVSLVRDENGEPLYVIAQIKNISARKHTEFQLRESERRFRALFNSTFQFMGLLQPDGILLEANESALEFGGLRAEEVLGLPFYKTAWWQSIAPIEGELSPQQEQLKDAIARAAVGEFIRYEVEVRGAGDTVAIIDFSLKPVFNDEGEVILEIAEGRDITESKRAEAALRQSEERWQLALTGTGDGIFDWNIPTGEAFMSPLFKKMLGYSDSEIENHYLAWAELLHPDDINRVQEIVQVHLNGTTPHYTAEYRMRCKDGSYKWILARGETKWDSEGKPLRMVGSLQNTTARKQAEVELQEAKERLQFALEASGNALWDWDITTGTLYLSPQWYQMLGYEPNEFPMSVEDWRARVHPEDLPWVRELWQAHLEDSSLPYDYDYRLKTRSGEWKWLGNYGRVVARDEAGNPTRVTGTHKDISDRKAAETQLVEGIKRYQMLAENSSDFIATQTLEGVYLYVSPACRRLLGYEPDELIGRSFYEFLHPEDAVALQSVKEALSPSRQEYTQSFRMRQRDGGYLWLETTNRISPAADYNGLSVIVSIARDISDRKEAEATLVALNEQLERELIDRRSKLRAIGRLYSSVINSVQEVIFLTDCTGRWIFLSPAWTEILGFTVEESLNTPLLDYIYAVKDRQLVATLFADAIAQRRTSFRCEFRCPTKEEGFRWLEMYARVEESEDGSISGLYGTLNDITERKQAEAILKSRADELAKQRQQIHLQNLQLQQAFRLKSEFLATMSHELRTPLNAIGGFSQMLQLQQYGSLLPKQKDMVDRIFNNSKHLLEMLNEVLDFSKIEAGRWELQPESFDLNGLTRLTVEELRSLAQKKDLAIEVNCQMANPTVVNDSSAVRRILTNLISNAIKFTESGRIAVKVREVGSERIELCVSDTGIGISPEDIEKIFEAFRQVDQTLTRQHSGTGLGLAITQSLVEMMQGAIDVKSEVNVGTTFSINLPRCTSI; encoded by the coding sequence ATGGCTACTACCAGTGGGGCGAGCGCTCTTATGCCGCCAGAGTTAATTGGGCTGCATTGGCTCAGCGATATTCTGATTGCCATCTCGTACTTTTCGATACCGCTAACGCTCGTTCATATTGCCCGTAGACGACCCGATATTCCCTTCAACGGCTTGCTAATTTTATTTGCAGCTTTTCTAGTGGTCTGTGGCAGTAGTTACTTAACCGATATTTGGACGCTGTGGCATTCCGATTATTGGCTATCGGGCAGTGTCAGAGCCGTAACAGCCGCCCTATCGTTAGGAACAACTTATGCGGTGGCTTATTACGGACCGCAGATCTTGACATTTCCCTCCCCCGTTCAAATGGAGGAAGCCAACAAAATGCTACTGGCTGAAGTCGCAGAGCGCAAGCGAGTGGAAGCCCAACTCAAACAAGAGCAACAATTTCTGCAAGCCTTACTCGAAAATCTTTCTGACGGGATTGTCGCCTGTAACGAACGAGCGGAACTAACGCTGTTCAATAAAGCCACTCAAGAGTTTCACGGGATTACCAGGGAGGATATTTCTCCCGAAGAATGGGCGCAACATTACAGTCTCTACCAAGCCGACGGCAAAACGCTGCTGCGTAAGGAGGAAATTCCTTTATTTAGAGCGCTGCAAGGAGAAAATGTACGCAATGCCGAACTCGCGATCGCAACCCAAGATAGACCGCTTCGCTCCCTCTTAGCCAGCGGCGCACCCATTATCTCTCCAGAAGGGAAAAAACTGGGAGCAGTAGTGGCGATGAAGGATATCAGCGAGCGCAAAGCAGCAGAAATTGCGTTGCGAGAGAAAGAAGAATTTCTCAGCAGCATTTATAACGGAGTCGATTTAGGGATTTTTGTCATTGACATAGCAGAAGATGGTCAATTTCGTTATGCCGGTTTGAACCCTACCCACGAGCGCTTGACGGGGCTACTCGACCGAGAAATTAAGGGTAAAACCCCAGAAGAGTTTTTCCCGGCGGAAGTCGCCGCAAAACTCAGTCAGAACTACGCGAACTGTATAGCCGCAGGCGAGACAATAACCTACGAAGAATATGTCCCGTTGAGCGAGAACGCAACTTGGTGGCTGACCAGTTTAAACCCGGTACAGGATGCAGAAGGACGCATCTATCGCATCATCGGCACGAGTTTAAATCTTACCGAACGAAAACAGGTAGAAGCAGCCCTCCAAGAGAGCGAAAAGCGCTTTTACGAAGCGTTTGAATACGCTGCAATTGGGATGGCGCTGGTTGCGCCGGATGGGCGCTGGTTAAAGGTCAATCAAGCCTTGTGCGAACTGGTCGGTTACAATGCCGAAGAATTGCTCGCGATCGATTTCCAAACGATTACCCATCCCGAAGATCTCGATACCGATTTAGATTATCTCCAACAACTCCTCAAGGGCGAAATTCAACGCTATCAAATGGAGAAGCGCTACATTCACAAACAGGGGCATCACGTCTGGATTTCGTTGAACGTTTCGCTAGTACGCGATGAGAACGGCGAACCGCTGTATGTAATCGCTCAAATCAAAAACATAAGCGCTCGCAAACATACCGAATTTCAGTTGCGAGAGAGCGAACGTCGTTTTCGGGCGCTGTTTAACTCGACGTTCCAATTTATGGGGCTATTGCAACCCGACGGCATCCTGCTAGAGGCTAATGAAAGCGCCCTCGAATTTGGCGGCTTGCGGGCAGAAGAGGTTCTCGGTCTTCCGTTCTATAAAACAGCCTGGTGGCAGTCGATCGCTCCTATTGAGGGAGAACTCTCACCGCAGCAGGAACAGTTAAAAGATGCGATCGCGCGCGCCGCAGTAGGAGAATTCATCCGCTACGAAGTTGAAGTTCGGGGGGCGGGCGATACCGTCGCCATCATTGATTTTTCCCTCAAACCCGTCTTTAACGACGAAGGAGAGGTAATCTTAGAGATCGCTGAAGGTCGAGATATTACCGAAAGCAAGCGAGCGGAAGCCGCCCTCAGACAAAGCGAAGAACGCTGGCAGTTAGCCCTCACCGGTACGGGCGACGGAATTTTTGACTGGAATATTCCGACGGGCGAAGCCTTCATGTCGCCGCTGTTTAAAAAGATGCTCGGTTACAGCGACAGCGAAATCGAAAATCACTATCTTGCCTGGGCGGAACTTCTGCACCCAGACGATATTAATCGCGTCCAAGAAATCGTGCAAGTCCATCTCAACGGCACGACACCTCACTATACTGCCGAATATCGTATGCGCTGCAAAGACGGCAGCTATAAATGGATTTTGGCACGGGGAGAAACGAAATGGGACTCTGAGGGGAAACCCTTGCGCATGGTGGGTTCATTGCAAAATACTACGGCGCGCAAACAGGCCGAAGTTGAGTTGCAGGAGGCAAAAGAGCGCTTGCAATTCGCTCTAGAAGCCTCGGGGAACGCCTTGTGGGACTGGGATATTACGACGGGAACCCTGTACCTCAGCCCGCAATGGTATCAGATGCTGGGTTACGAGCCGAATGAATTCCCCATGAGCGTTGAAGATTGGAGAGCGCGAGTTCATCCCGAGGATCTGCCTTGGGTTCGGGAACTATGGCAGGCTCACCTAGAAGATAGTTCCTTGCCTTATGACTACGATTATCGCTTAAAGACGCGATCGGGCGAGTGGAAATGGCTCGGAAATTACGGCCGAGTCGTAGCGCGCGATGAGGCTGGAAATCCAACGCGGGTGACGGGAACCCACAAAGATATTAGCGATCGCAAAGCAGCAGAAACCCAGTTGGTCGAAGGGATTAAGCGCTATCAAATGCTAGCGGAGAACTCCTCGGATTTCATTGCCACGCAAACCTTAGAGGGCGTTTATCTTTACGTTTCGCCCGCCTGTCGCCGCTTGTTGGGGTACGAACCGGACGAACTGATCGGGCGTTCATTTTATGAGTTTCTGCACCCAGAAGATGCAGTCGCATTACAAAGTGTTAAAGAGGCGCTCTCGCCTTCAAGACAGGAATATACCCAAAGCTTCCGGATGCGCCAGCGCGATGGCGGGTATCTCTGGTTGGAAACCACCAATCGCATCAGTCCCGCTGCCGATTATAATGGGCTGTCCGTCATTGTTTCGATCGCGCGGGATATTAGCGATCGCAAAGAAGCCGAAGCCACCTTAGTCGCGCTCAACGAGCAACTCGAGCGCGAACTAATCGATCGCCGCAGCAAACTGCGTGCCATCGGTCGCCTCTACAGTTCGGTGATCAACAGCGTTCAAGAAGTGATTTTCTTAACCGATTGCACCGGACGCTGGATCTTTCTGAGTCCTGCTTGGACGGAGATTCTCGGCTTCACCGTAGAAGAGAGTTTGAATACGCCCCTGCTCGACTATATTTATGCGGTTAAAGACCGGCAGTTAGTCGCGACACTCTTTGCCGACGCGATCGCGCAGCGCCGTACCTCCTTCCGCTGCGAATTCCGCTGCCCGACGAAAGAAGAGGGATTTCGTTGGTTGGAGATGTACGCCCGCGTCGAAGAAAGCGAAGATGGTAGCATCTCCGGGCTTTACGGCACCTTAAATGATATTACCGAGCGCAAGCAAGCCGAAGCGATCCTCAAGTCCCGCGCCGACGAACTCGCCAAACAGCGCCAGCAAATTCACCTACAAAACCTGCAACTGCAACAAGCTTTTCGACTAAAATCGGAATTCTTGGCCACCATGTCCCACGAATTGCGCACGCCCTTAAATGCGATCGGCGGTTTCTCGCAGATGCTGCAATTGCAACAGTACGGTTCTCTGCTTCCCAAACAGAAAGATATGGTCGATCGCATCTTCAATAACAGCAAACATTTATTGGAGATGTTAAACGAAGTCTTAGATTTCTCTAAAATTGAAGCGGGTCGTTGGGAACTACAACCCGAATCTTTTGACCTTAACGGTCTGACGCGGTTGACCGTCGAAGAACTCCGCTCCCTCGCCCAGAAAAAAGACCTCGCGATCGAAGTTAATTGTCAGATGGCAAATCCCACTGTTGTTAACGACTCGAGTGCGGTGCGCCGCATCCTTACCAATCTCATCTCCAATGCAATTAAATTTACCGAATCCGGTAGGATTGCGGTGAAAGTGAGAGAGGTTGGGTCAGAACGCATCGAGCTTTGCGTTAGCGATACAGGGATTGGCATCAGCCCGGAAGATATCGAAAAAATCTTTGAAGCATTCCGGCAAGTCGATCAAACCTTGACCCGCCAACATTCCGGTACGGGCTTGGGTTTGGCAATTACTCAATCTTTAGTTGAGATGATGCAGGGCGCGATTGACGTAAAAAGCGAAGTTAATGTGGGTACGACCTTCAGCATTAATTTACCTCGCTGTACGTCAATATGA
- a CDS encoding response regulator transcription factor has translation MSKIRVVLIEDHDLTRIGLCAALKQSEKVEVVGDAANARQGLKTIETMQPDVAVVDIGLPDWDGIELTQRLKQSLVNSSVQTRVLILTSHSSEDSVLAAFAAGADSYSLKDVSLENLVHAIQLTHEGNAWIDPAIARIVLTQARKGEDRDRLEREEVLPETATRTIDAIEPEYQQLIEAYPLTERELDVLELIVAGCSNAAIAEKLHITVGTVKTHVRNILSKLCADDRTQAAVRALRSGLVG, from the coding sequence ATGAGCAAGATTCGCGTTGTTCTTATAGAAGATCATGACCTAACTCGCATCGGTCTTTGCGCCGCTCTCAAGCAGAGCGAAAAGGTTGAAGTTGTCGGCGATGCAGCGAATGCACGTCAAGGTTTAAAGACAATTGAAACGATGCAGCCGGATGTTGCCGTGGTGGATATTGGCTTGCCCGATTGGGATGGGATCGAGTTGACGCAGCGTTTGAAGCAGTCGCTCGTTAACAGTTCGGTACAAACGCGCGTGTTGATACTCACCTCCCATAGCAGCGAGGACTCGGTTCTAGCCGCGTTTGCAGCGGGTGCAGATTCTTATAGCCTCAAAGATGTAAGTTTGGAGAATTTAGTCCACGCGATTCAATTAACCCATGAGGGGAATGCTTGGATCGATCCGGCGATCGCGCGGATCGTGTTAACGCAGGCGCGTAAAGGTGAAGATCGCGATCGCCTTGAACGCGAGGAAGTGCTTCCGGAAACGGCAACGAGAACGATTGACGCGATCGAACCGGAGTATCAACAGTTAATAGAAGCTTACCCGCTGACGGAACGGGAGTTAGACGTACTCGAATTGATTGTTGCAGGGTGCAGCAATGCAGCGATCGCAGAAAAATTACATATTACCGTCGGAACCGTTAAAACCCACGTCCGTAACATTCTCAGCAAACTCTGTGCTGACGATCGCACCCAAGCCGCCGTTCGCGCCCTACGTTCGGGCTTAGTCGGCTAA
- a CDS encoding PRC-barrel domain-containing protein: MLKGNFVIGKPIVRQATREPLGKSIQDSLVVSANGNGSRRNCDRIIGFWVGESEPGDETSILPLGAVSAIGKDAIVVDADGWLALSHRSKFQRYRSSRDLAINRQILTLDGQNLGRASDIYFDPETGKIEGYEAFGGKYADPETGKSFVPANRIIEISDREIRVAPETIERMQERKFHECKTPIPPAISLEMLQKAFVVGRVAREQVCTPNGIPLLVSGQLITSAHAAVAQNLGILEQLYAAVGGDDLGMIPGEALTCKMPNPLARAWGRRVRKMVENPDGSIIAAPGQIVTEREIARAIEHHQEKALLDAVGYSIDEANLKGWCKTCSELKTCNLAAWIEAAASRGNSVAKELWESSVPLMRKREDESEDLSRNEQIQNALGRPVVQEIRDRNNSLILEVGDLITYHAVKQAIRAEMLSKLLSAVYEE, encoded by the coding sequence ATGTTGAAAGGGAACTTTGTGATCGGTAAACCGATTGTCCGACAAGCAACGCGAGAACCTTTAGGAAAAAGCATTCAAGATTCGCTGGTTGTCTCTGCTAACGGTAACGGCTCCCGTCGAAATTGCGATCGCATCATCGGATTTTGGGTCGGAGAATCGGAACCTGGAGACGAGACCAGCATTCTGCCACTAGGAGCAGTTTCTGCAATCGGAAAGGACGCAATTGTTGTCGATGCAGACGGGTGGCTCGCACTCAGTCATAGAAGTAAGTTTCAACGCTATCGAAGCAGCAGAGACTTAGCAATTAATCGCCAAATCCTAACTCTAGACGGACAAAATCTAGGGCGGGCGAGCGATATTTACTTCGACCCAGAAACTGGCAAGATCGAAGGCTACGAAGCTTTTGGCGGCAAATATGCCGACCCTGAAACCGGAAAAAGCTTCGTTCCGGCTAACCGCATTATTGAAATTAGCGATCGCGAGATTAGGGTTGCACCGGAAACGATCGAACGGATGCAAGAAAGAAAGTTCCACGAGTGCAAAACTCCTATTCCGCCTGCGATTTCCCTAGAAATGCTCCAAAAAGCCTTTGTTGTGGGTCGGGTGGCTCGCGAACAAGTTTGTACGCCCAACGGCATACCACTCCTCGTATCCGGTCAACTCATTACTTCCGCTCACGCTGCGGTCGCTCAGAATTTAGGCATTCTCGAACAGTTATATGCTGCGGTTGGGGGTGATGATTTGGGGATGATTCCTGGTGAAGCGCTAACTTGTAAAATGCCCAATCCGCTCGCGCGTGCTTGGGGACGGCGCGTTCGCAAAATGGTCGAAAATCCAGACGGCTCCATTATTGCCGCTCCGGGTCAAATCGTAACCGAGCGCGAAATCGCTCGCGCCATCGAACACCACCAAGAAAAAGCTCTCCTCGATGCTGTGGGTTATTCGATTGATGAAGCAAACCTCAAAGGATGGTGCAAAACTTGTAGCGAGCTAAAGACTTGCAACCTAGCCGCTTGGATTGAAGCGGCAGCAAGCCGAGGCAATTCGGTCGCTAAAGAACTTTGGGAAAGTTCGGTTCCGCTGATGCGCAAACGCGAAGACGAAAGCGAAGATTTAAGCCGAAACGAGCAAATCCAAAATGCTCTCGGTCGTCCCGTCGTGCAAGAAATTCGCGATCGCAATAATAGTCTTATTCTTGAAGTCGGCGACTTAATTACCTACCACGCGGTCAAACAAGCGATACGAGCCGAAATGCTCTCGAAATTATTAAGTGCAGTCTACGAAGAGTAG